The DNA region CCATCAGCGTGCAGGTGCCGGCCGGCATCACCAGCGGCAAGAAGATCCGCCTCCGCGGGCAGGGGAACCCCAGCCCCAACGGCGGGGCGGACGGCGACATCCTGCTGACCGTGCGTGTCGCCGGGCACCCGCTGTTCGAACGCACCGGCAACCGGCTCGACCTACGCGTGCCGATCACGCTGGCCGAGGCGGCCGCGGGGGGGAAGATCGACGTCCCCACGCCGCACGGCGCCGTCACGCTGAGCGTGCCCCCCGGCTCGTCCAGCGGCAAGCGGCTCCGCGTCCGCGGCCACGGCGTGCGGCCCAAGTCGGGCGAGCCGGGCGACCTGTACGTTGAGCTCCAGGTGGTGCTGCCAGAAGGCCTGACGGACGAAGACCGCAGCCAACTGGTCGAGATCGCGGGCCGCCACCCCGAGAACCCCCGAAGCACCCTCAAGTGGTGAGGCCCACCGCGGCCAGCCGATGCACACGACCCTCTTAACCACGCTGGCCCAGGCGGCCCGCCCCGCGATCGACGCCACTCCCCCCCCGAGCCGGGCAGCCATGCTGATGGCGATCCTGGGGCTCGTGCTGCTGGGCATCGGGATGATTGTGTGCGTAATGCTCGGGGCGCGGTGGGTGCGGAAGATCGCCCGCGAGCAGCCCCGCCCCCCACTCGAGCGGCGCCGTCAGACCGAGCGGCCCCCCGAGGTCGTGCCGGCGGCGCCGATCGCTTCGGCGGCGGATTCGCCCACCTCGGGCCGCACGCTGGCCGATTCACAGCGCGAGCGAGAGACCCGCATTGAGTGACCCCGCACCGGACAACCTGCGTTTCCCCAAAGAAGCCCGCCTGCGGGCCAAGAGCGACTTCGACCTCGTCTTCTCCGACAAACGCACCGCGGCCGACCATCGGCTGGTGGTGCACGGCCGGCCGCACGCCGGCGCCGCCCGGTTGGGGCTGGTGGTGTCTCGGAAGGTCGGGGGCGCCGTGACACGCAACCGCTGGAAGCGGCTGCTCCGCGAGGCGTTCCGGCTCGAACGCCACGGGCTGCCGGCGCTCGACCTGGTCTGCATCCCGCGTCCCAAGGCCCGCCCCGACCTGGCCGAACTCCGCCGCTCGCTGCGCGAGCTGTCGGCGCGGATCGCCCGCCAGTGGGACCCCACGGCATGAACGGCCTGAAGCGGTGGCCCTCGGCGGCGCTGGCCGCGGTGCTGATCACGCTGGTGCGCGGCTACCAGTGGCTGCTCAGCCCCCTGCTGGGCCGCAACTGCCGGTTCACCCCTACGTGCAGCGAGTACTGCATCCAAGCCATCCGCAAGCACGGCCCGCTGCGGGGCGCGTGGCTAACCACGCGGAGGCTGCTCCGGTGCCACCCCTGGTCGGAGGGTGGCGAGGATTACCCGTAGAACGCGTTCGAAGCCCCCCGAGCCGCGCACGCCAGCGGGCTTGGCCGCGATGAAAAGCCTGCAAACGTCGGAGAACTCTGCGTGCTAGCGTGCACGGCTCGGATTACTTTTCACAAAAACGTTCAAAACGTGCATCCGATCGTCGCGTCCTCTCGAACCTTCTGCTGAGCTCAACCACGGGGGCGGGCCCGCCCCAACCGTTTGACCAAAACCTCTAGCACCTGAATTCGAGAAGGAAATCGTGATGAAAACCGAACTACTCGCCGTACTGGCCCTGATGGCCGCACCCGCTGCGTTCGCCGGTGAAGGCTGCCCCTTCAGCAACCAAGCCGTGACCGCCCAGTGCCCCTCCTCGGCCGTGCACGCCGTATCGACCGTTGCTTCGAGCGACATGATGGCCGCCGCTGAGAAGCCGAAGGACATCGTCGACACCGCGGTCGGCACCGAGGGCTTCAAGACGCTGGTCGCCGCCGTGAAGGCCGCCGGCCTGGTCGACGCCCTCAAGGGAGAAGGGCCCTTCACCGTGTTTGCCCCGACCGACAAGGCCTTTGAGGCGCTGCCCAAGGGGACGCTCGAGACGCTGCTGAAGCCGGAAAACAAGAAGAAACTGGCCGGGATCCTCACCTACCACGTTGTCCCCGGGAAGGTCTTGGCGGCCGACGTGGTCAAGATGAACGGCGCCAAGGTCGACACGCTGCTGGAAGACAAGCCGGTGACGATCAAGGTCGAGGAGGGGAAGGTTTACGTAGACAACGCAGAAGTCGTCGCTACCGACGTGATGTGCTCGAACGGCGTGATCCACGTCATCGACGCAGTAATTCTGCCCAAGTCTGAGTAAACCCGCACGCCTGGGCTTGCTACAATCAAGCCGTGCGGCCCTCCGCGTTTGGGGTCGCACGGCTTTTTTCCTGCGCCGCCTTTGCGAGTCTGAGTTGACGACGACCCCGCTCTTGCCACTTGTCGCTTCTGCCGCTCCTGGGGCGGTCGAGGCGTGCATCGACCGCTACGGCGGGCTGGTGTGGACGATCGCCCGCAAGTACTTGGCTTCTGCGTCCGACGCAGAAGACGCGGTGCAAGAGGTGTTCCTCGACCTGTGGCGGAAGGCGGGCTCGTTCGACGAGCGCCTCGCGGGCGAAGCGACCTTTGTGACCGTGATCGCCCGGCGCCGAGTCATCGACATGCTCCGCGCCGGCCGGAACCGAAAAAACTGCCAGTTGCCTGACGACCTAGTCGGCGAGGAGGCCGACGCCGCCGAGAATCACTTCATGGTTGCCGAGCAGGCCGACCGCATCCGCGGCTTCATGGAGGACCTCCGCTCCGAACAGCGTCGCGTGCTGGAGCTGGCGATCCTGCACGGGATGTCGCAGAGCTCCATCGCCGAAGAAACCGGCTGGCCGCTGGGCACCGTCAAGTCGCACGCACGCCGCGGGATCGAGAGGCTGCGAGAAATGCTTTCGGCCGCGCCCTCTGCCGGGGAGGTCCAGTGATGAATCCACCGTTTAATCCCGGCCGAGAAGGCTTTGACGAGCGGCGCGCCGAGCACGCGGTGTTCGGCGCCGAGGGCGCCCCGCAGGCGGTGGGGCACGCCGCCGACCCGCCGGTTTGCGGAGAAGAGCTGATCGCGGCCTCGGTCTATCTGGCCGGCTCGGCCCCTCCCGGTGGATTGCCGCCGGGGCTGCGAGAACGCCTGGTCGCAGACGTCTATGCGTCGGACTCCGTCTCGGCGCCCGCCGGCGCAGGCATGGCGGCGCCTGCCGACGTCAACCAGCGCTGGCTGGGGGGCGTGCTGGCGCTGGCCGCGTCGATCGCCCTGGTGGCGGGGATCCTGTGGCCCAAGTCGACCGCCACCCCCACGCCGCTGGAGGC from Pirellulimonas nuda includes:
- a CDS encoding sigma-70 family RNA polymerase sigma factor, which translates into the protein MPLVASAAPGAVEACIDRYGGLVWTIARKYLASASDAEDAVQEVFLDLWRKAGSFDERLAGEATFVTVIARRRVIDMLRAGRNRKNCQLPDDLVGEEADAAENHFMVAEQADRIRGFMEDLRSEQRRVLELAILHGMSQSSIAEETGWPLGTVKSHARRGIERLREMLSAAPSAGEVQ
- a CDS encoding fasciclin domain-containing protein — translated: MKTELLAVLALMAAPAAFAGEGCPFSNQAVTAQCPSSAVHAVSTVASSDMMAAAEKPKDIVDTAVGTEGFKTLVAAVKAAGLVDALKGEGPFTVFAPTDKAFEALPKGTLETLLKPENKKKLAGILTYHVVPGKVLAADVVKMNGAKVDTLLEDKPVTIKVEEGKVYVDNAEVVATDVMCSNGVIHVIDAVILPKSE
- the rnpA gene encoding ribonuclease P protein component, which gives rise to MSDPAPDNLRFPKEARLRAKSDFDLVFSDKRTAADHRLVVHGRPHAGAARLGLVVSRKVGGAVTRNRWKRLLREAFRLERHGLPALDLVCIPRPKARPDLAELRRSLRELSARIARQWDPTA
- the yidD gene encoding membrane protein insertion efficiency factor YidD, whose translation is MNGLKRWPSAALAAVLITLVRGYQWLLSPLLGRNCRFTPTCSEYCIQAIRKHGPLRGAWLTTRRLLRCHPWSEGGEDYP